Proteins encoded together in one Bacteroides ovatus window:
- a CDS encoding DUF3575 domain-containing protein, whose amino-acid sequence MKKYLCLIGVLGVLLCNTANSYAQKVAVKTNLLYDATTTMNLGLEIGLGKKWSLDLSGNYNPWKFDDETRLRHWGVQPELRYWLCEKFNGHFLGLHGHYAKYNVGGMSFLSDNMERHRYQGHLWGGGISYGYQWLLGSRWSLEAVLGVGYARLDHSKYPCATCGTVQKSEKKNYFGPTKAAVSIIYIIK is encoded by the coding sequence ATGAAGAAATATCTATGTTTAATCGGTGTCTTGGGAGTACTCCTTTGCAATACGGCCAACTCTTACGCCCAAAAGGTTGCGGTAAAGACCAATTTGCTTTATGACGCTACTACTACAATGAACCTGGGGCTGGAAATAGGCCTGGGCAAGAAATGGTCTCTCGACTTATCCGGAAATTATAACCCCTGGAAGTTTGATGATGAAACGCGCCTGCGCCACTGGGGCGTGCAGCCGGAACTTCGCTACTGGCTATGTGAGAAATTCAACGGTCATTTTCTGGGTCTGCACGGACATTACGCCAAATACAATGTGGGCGGAATGTCATTTTTGAGTGATAACATGGAGCGCCACCGCTATCAGGGACATTTGTGGGGCGGCGGAATATCCTACGGTTACCAGTGGCTGCTCGGCAGCCGCTGGAGTCTGGAGGCTGTGCTTGGAGTCGGCTATGCGCGGCTGGACCACTCCAAATATCCCTGTGCCACATGCGGCACCGTTCAGAAAAGTGAGAAGAAAAACTACTTCGGCCCGACAAAGGCTGCCGTGAGTATCATATACATAATAAAATAG
- a CDS encoding DUF3868 domain-containing protein, whose translation MMKRICIYVALGVLGAFSAHAQEINIGQTVARKISDDKVEVSFSMDCSTLRLPSRRQMVITPLIISRSESDTLALPSVCIAGRNRYRMNKRKERLYGKEHGKAPAGGEGQEMIRFNRKRDMLLEYNETVPAQEWMSGARVEIFRELQGCAGCGEALGNAPVAELPLFKEEVERPNLQIMLAQAEEKRRSFTRSAYLNFKVNQSALLADYMNNPVELAKIYSSIDSIREDNNYRIARIEIVGYSSPEGSYAANARLSEQRAKALEQNLKHAYQLDDSMIDCRSVPENWEGLAAWLREYRPSYMQKVLDIIGQTPEPDARDAKIKAIDGGKIYNALLQEVYPKLRLVEYTVSYTVVPFSVEQGREIIKTRPDKMNHNEMYQVAVSYGKGSDEYNRIIRMIAARFPGDRIANNNAAIVAWETGDYDAMRVYLKRLEEIKAE comes from the coding sequence ATGATGAAAAGAATCTGTATATACGTGGCCTTGGGAGTGCTGGGCGCATTTTCCGCCCATGCCCAGGAGATAAATATCGGACAGACCGTTGCCCGGAAAATAAGCGACGACAAAGTGGAAGTGTCATTCAGTATGGATTGCAGCACGCTGCGTCTTCCCTCGCGCCGGCAGATGGTAATCACTCCCTTGATAATCAGCCGGTCGGAAAGCGATACGCTCGCCCTGCCTTCAGTCTGCATTGCAGGCAGAAACCGTTATCGCATGAACAAGCGGAAAGAACGTCTGTACGGCAAGGAGCATGGCAAAGCACCGGCTGGGGGAGAGGGACAGGAAATGATTCGTTTTAACAGGAAACGGGATATGCTGCTGGAATATAACGAAACAGTCCCGGCACAGGAGTGGATGTCCGGGGCACGTGTCGAGATATTCCGTGAACTGCAGGGATGCGCAGGTTGCGGGGAAGCGCTGGGTAATGCCCCCGTTGCCGAACTTCCTCTATTCAAAGAGGAGGTGGAACGCCCGAATCTGCAAATAATGTTGGCACAGGCAGAGGAGAAACGCCGTTCCTTCACCCGCAGCGCATATCTTAATTTTAAGGTGAACCAGTCGGCATTGCTTGCCGATTATATGAACAACCCTGTCGAGCTGGCTAAAATCTATTCGTCCATTGATTCCATCCGTGAAGACAATAATTATCGCATTGCCCGGATTGAGATAGTGGGCTACTCGTCACCGGAAGGCAGTTATGCCGCCAACGCGCGCCTTTCCGAACAACGCGCGAAAGCGTTGGAACAAAACCTGAAACATGCCTATCAGCTGGACGACAGCATGATAGACTGCCGTTCGGTGCCGGAGAACTGGGAAGGGCTGGCTGCATGGCTGCGCGAATACCGTCCTTCCTATATGCAGAAAGTGCTCGACATTATCGGGCAGACTCCCGAACCGGACGCGCGCGACGCGAAGATAAAGGCTATCGACGGTGGAAAAATCTATAATGCCTTACTACAGGAGGTATATCCGAAGCTGCGCCTGGTGGAATATACAGTCAGCTATACGGTGGTCCCGTTCTCCGTGGAGCAGGGACGGGAAATCATCAAGACGCGCCCCGACAAGATGAACCATAACGAAATGTATCAGGTCGCAGTCAGCTACGGCAAAGGTTCGGACGAATACAACAGGATTATCCGGATGATTGCCGCCCGCTTTCCGGGTGACAGGATAGCTAACAACAACGCCGCTATCGTGGCTTGGGAAACGGGAGATTACGACGCTATGCGGGTGTACCTGAAACGTCTGGAAGAGATAAAGGCTGAATAA
- a CDS encoding helix-turn-helix domain-containing protein, whose protein sequence is MESKLMKSELLYIEEHLSCQNYMTTIETGFKYLEFDKNTEFEEDNTSKNYLLFFLKGGFTITCNQFHNRPFHAGEMVLIPRSSRLKGTGENGSSLLSMFFDMPENSCDKLILQSLSGICDHIEYDFAPTGIHYPLTPFLEVLTHCIRNGMNCAHLHTLMQREFFFLLRGFYEKREIAALLHPIIGKEMDFKDFVMRNHTRVDNIEQLISLSNLGRSRFFSKFNEVFGMTAKQWMLKQKNRRILEKMTEPGVCIKDAVEELGFDSQSNFNRHCKLYFGCTAKQLVERCQSGNYPVYEDNHTTCTK, encoded by the coding sequence ATGGAATCAAAACTTATGAAAAGCGAACTGCTGTACATCGAAGAACACCTGTCATGCCAAAACTACATGACAACGATTGAAACCGGATTCAAGTATCTGGAGTTCGACAAAAACACTGAATTTGAGGAAGACAATACAAGCAAGAATTATCTTCTGTTCTTCCTGAAGGGCGGTTTCACCATTACTTGCAACCAGTTCCACAACAGGCCGTTCCATGCCGGAGAGATGGTACTCATCCCCCGTTCTTCCCGGCTGAAGGGAACCGGAGAAAACGGTTCAAGCCTGCTCTCCATGTTTTTCGACATGCCCGAAAACAGTTGTGACAAGCTCATATTGCAGTCTTTATCAGGTATATGCGACCACATTGAATATGACTTCGCACCCACTGGGATACACTACCCGCTGACACCGTTCCTCGAAGTGCTGACCCACTGCATCAGGAACGGGATGAATTGCGCCCACCTGCACACCCTGATGCAGCGGGAGTTTTTCTTTCTCCTGCGCGGATTTTATGAAAAGCGGGAGATTGCAGCCCTGCTTCATCCCATCATCGGGAAAGAAATGGACTTCAAGGATTTTGTCATGCGCAACCATACCAGAGTGGATAACATAGAACAGCTCATCTCACTGTCGAACCTGGGAAGAAGCCGCTTCTTTTCCAAATTCAACGAGGTGTTCGGGATGACTGCCAAACAATGGATGCTGAAACAAAAGAACCGGAGGATACTCGAAAAAATGACCGAACCGGGAGTATGTATAAAAGACGCCGTTGAAGAATTGGGATTTGACTCGCAGAGCAACTTCAACCGTCACTGCAAACTGTATTTCGGATGCACCGCCAAACAGTTGGTGGAACGCTGCCAGAGCGGAAACTACCCTGTTTATGAAGATAACCATACCACGTGTACAAAATGA